In Brevibacterium pigmentatum, the sequence CGAGGGTGACCAGCCAGGTGTCAAAGGTCTGAGCCTTTTCCTGGTCCCGAAGTACCTCGTCAACGACGATGGCAGCCTCGGTGAGCGCAATGATGTCGTCCTGTCCGGGCTCAACCACAAGATGGGATGGCGTGGAACGACGAACACGCTGCTCAACTTCGGCGAGGGCGCACACACTCCGGCCGGTTCTGCCGGTGCGGTCGGCTACCTCGTGGGGGAGCGGGGCCAGGGACTGGCCTGCATGTTCCACATGATGAACGAGGCTCGAATCGGTGTCGGAGCCGGTGCGGTCGGACTGGGCTACCACGGGTACCTCGATGCCCTCCGCTATGCCCGCGACCGCCGCCAGGGTCGTCCCGACGGTGCCAAGGCAGCCGATGCTCCTCCGGTTCCGATCGTCGAACACTCCGATGTCCGGCGCATGCTGCTGTCGTCGAAGAGCTACGTGGAGGGCGGGCTCGGGCTCATCCTCTATGCCGCGCGTCTGCTCGACGAATCCGAAACTGCTGATTCCGAGGCCGAGCGTGACCGTGCGGCACTGCTGCTCGATGTGCTCACCCCGATCGTCAAGACCTGGCCGAGCGTGTGGTGCCTGAAAGCCAACGACCACGCCATTCAGGTGCTCGGCGGTGCGGGATACACTCGCGATCACGATGTCGAACAGCTCTACCGCGACAATCGGCTCAATCCGATCCACGAGGGCACGCACGGCATCCAGGCCAAGGATCTCCTCGGCCGCAAGGTCATCATGAAGGGCGGGGCCGGCCTGCAGGTGCTGCTGGGAAAGATGCGGGAGACCCTCGCCGAGGCGGCCGACCGTTCTGATTGGACCGCCGAGACCGCTGCCCTGGCGTCAGCCGTGGATCGCATCGAATCCGTCACCGCCGCAGTGTGGGCGAGCGGAGACCCAACGGTGGCCTTCGACAACGCGTGGACCTATCTGGAAGCGGTCGGACACACCGTGATGGCGTGGCTGTGGTTGCAGCAGGGGATGGCTGCCGAAGCGACCGCCGGTGACCGTGGCGATTCGGCGTTCCTCAAGGGAAAGATCGCCGCGGCGCGGTATTTCCTCGTTCACGAACTGCCGCAGACCGGGCCGTGGTTCGATCTTGTCGAAAGCAAGGCGACGACGTTCGCCGACCTCGATGACTCCTGGCTGTGAAAGCTTTTAAGTACTGAGATCGGTGAATCGCCTGTCGGCGATGATGAGCAGTCGCAGGAAGACTCCGCCGATCAGCAGACCCCCGATGAGGTCGGTGGCCCAATGCCAGCCGAGGGCGAAGGACACGACCACGGAGTTCACGCTGACGGCGGCGACGCCCCACCACAGCAGCTGCGCGGTTCTGGTGGAGACGTCGCTGTAGGTGGCGATGAGGTAGGCGACCGCGCCGTAGATAAGTACTGCTTCGGCCGCGTGCCCGGACGGGTAGCTGATTCCACGGCCGCCGATTTCGATCAGACCGCCGTGGAAGAACCGCGGGTCGTGCAGGGTGGTCGACGGTCGGGCGAGAAGAACCTTGAGCGAACCGACGCCGAGGTAGAAAGCTGCTTCGACGGCGATCGCGAAGACGATCGGCCGCCAGGACCGACGTTTGCGTGCCAGGACGATTGCAGTGATCGCCAGGACGGGAAGACAGACTGCCTGGCCTGCGATGGGATCGAGGATGTGCTGAAAGAACCAGACGAGGTCGGGCTCGAACAGGTAGAGCCATCGTCGATTGAGCTTGTAGTCCCAGACTCGCAGAGGGCCGGCTGCGGCGAGTGTGACGACGACGAAGCCGATCGCCAAGACCCAGAATGAGGTTGCCCAAGACAGCAACCCCTGTGCTCGTTCCGTCCACTGACTGCGATCTGAGGGGTTGCTGATCGTCTTCTCGGATTCGACATAGCGTTCAGCAACCATCAGAGTCGATTTTAGACGGAATGGGCAATCACTT encodes:
- a CDS encoding acyl-CoA dehydrogenase, coding for MTTATESILSAKDIEFQLYDWLKVDELCDRPRFSDHSREVFDSVLEASEELAKERFATHARKSDLNEPRFDGTEVTLIPEIKSALDQFAGIGLLSATMDESVGGIQLPQTIAKACFAWFQAANIGTASYPMLTMANANLLLEYGTEEQIEKYVVPELDGRFFGTMCLSEPEVGSSLGDVTTKAVPDPDSGDDAFRVHGTKMWISGGDHELSENIVHLVLARAEGDQPGVKGLSLFLVPKYLVNDDGSLGERNDVVLSGLNHKMGWRGTTNTLLNFGEGAHTPAGSAGAVGYLVGERGQGLACMFHMMNEARIGVGAGAVGLGYHGYLDALRYARDRRQGRPDGAKAADAPPVPIVEHSDVRRMLLSSKSYVEGGLGLILYAARLLDESETADSEAERDRAALLLDVLTPIVKTWPSVWCLKANDHAIQVLGGAGYTRDHDVEQLYRDNRLNPIHEGTHGIQAKDLLGRKVIMKGGAGLQVLLGKMRETLAEAADRSDWTAETAALASAVDRIESVTAAVWASGDPTVAFDNAWTYLEAVGHTVMAWLWLQQGMAAEATAGDRGDSAFLKGKIAAARYFLVHELPQTGPWFDLVESKATTFADLDDSWL
- a CDS encoding phosphatase PAP2 family protein — its product is MVAERYVESEKTISNPSDRSQWTERAQGLLSWATSFWVLAIGFVVVTLAAAGPLRVWDYKLNRRWLYLFEPDLVWFFQHILDPIAGQAVCLPVLAITAIVLARKRRSWRPIVFAIAVEAAFYLGVGSLKVLLARPSTTLHDPRFFHGGLIEIGGRGISYPSGHAAEAVLIYGAVAYLIATYSDVSTRTAQLLWWGVAAVSVNSVVVSFALGWHWATDLIGGLLIGGVFLRLLIIADRRFTDLST